The DNA region AAGCACTTCATTGCTAAAACATAATtacagaaggagaaaaagaaagtgcACTCTGCCAACAGTGAATCCAAGGAAAAACAGGCTGGGAGAATAGATTCAGAATGCGAATAACGAAGGCTTTCTTCAGATGAACGTCTTGAGCTGTATCCCAAATGcttgcaaaagaaatttgGAAAAAATATATTAGAATACGAGCCACAAGCAAATCTCCAATTTCCACTTATCCCTATCTGCAAAATACCCTCGCTGGGCACTGAGCCATTTGCAAGTCGCACCTCAAGAGAATATTTTCTGCTGGATTggcaataaataaataaatccgAATTGCAGGTCACTCGTTCGTATGAGCAACCGATAGTATTTTCATTCCACATACAGTcgacagaaaaagaattgtTCCCTTTGTTTCCTTCTCCAGAGTGATTCAAAGCACGAGTAAACAAAACATCAGGGTACCCGAAATGACGACAGACTGCAACTGCCGTTTGACTGACATTGACACCGCTTTTCGCCATACCCACGCGTCTCCAAGCACCAtcaagaaaaatttcaaggcGACCGCGATTGGGGGTAACGCCGTCGACAAGTTGCAAATCAGCTGTCATCAGCTCTGAGAATTGAAAAACGGTATGCATTAAAATTAAACTGCGACAACAATCAAGCCTCACTTTTTGGTTTCTCGCAGATAAATCTATTTGTAGACGAACATGGTACGGACAGCCAATTAATAATGGAACCGGTTGATTTCCGGTTAGGAACGATGGTCGTACATAGATCGTCTTCGCAGCGtgcgttcaaacgttccCAGTTCGAATAGACAAACGGCGATTCGTCCGACCACCGATAGCTGTAGACACCTCTTGCTATAGGCGAACTAACTAATCCGATAAAAAATGCTGTGTGTCGATGCCAATCATCTAAATAATCCCTGAGTGCTACATCGTCTTTATCGATTGACCATAGATGTGCTTCCTGTTTAGAGCAGTTTTCAGCTGCTTCAGACCAACTCAAAGGCTGTGTCGAAATTTTCAGGCACGAAGAAAAATAACAAATCCAGCCAGAATCACACTCTAAAAAATTCTTAGAATTACGTGGGACATTTATAGTAACTACTATTTGCGTTTTTGGCATCCTTTATATTAAATTTGAGCAACGGTTagtattttctctttctaaaaTTGTAGTGTAGCACTGCAATTTACAGAAAGTTTTTAGCATTCCGTTGCAAGACGTAGATAAAGTTTTGTTGACAAGTTTTCTCCCAGCTTTCTCGCATTCAAGTAGCAAAAACAAGAGGTATACTAAACACGTTACATAAGAACATGAACGTTTAATCAACATAACTCCACTTAAAAATTAGTAAATATTTGTATATAAtattcatttgaatacataaataaatattttgtaAGAAGGTGCTTAGTAGAAGCAAAAGACGTAGCTTATGAACACAAGTTAATAAGATTTAGTTAGTAGAACCATGCATATATTTTAAGACACTAAAGTACATGAGTAAAAAGACCTCGCGTAGCTACTGAATGTATCAAAAGATACGGCAATAACGCATTGtaaaaacaagaaaaggaCATAATACTGACCTACACAAGACTCCTGAAAGGCGGAATCAATTGCATCAGTAGAACTTGCAAAAACGATTGCAACAaggaaggagacgaagagtaATCGGTCACAATGAAAAGGCAAATTCACAACAATTTttcgacgccggcgtctATCGGACGAAGAAGCGGTTAGGCGACAGTTGATAGAGGAGTCCAGCTTCCGTAGATAAAGGtaacaagaaaaagagacaaaAGTAAATAGAAGCGAAAAGAAGCCAATCATGGTTAAGGTAAAGGACGTCGTAgctggaaaaaaagaaaatgctaTGCGATACAAATATAAACAATCGGCATAACCTTGAACAGATAAGTCGAAAGAACTTAACTTCTCTTTGGCGTGGCATTCCAAAGCATCTGCATCGTAGAGAATGCGTCTGTCCTTATTTGCACGGACCCAAAGAAGCACAAGATGACATTGCAACGTACAAATTAAGAGAAATTGTGAGAGAGGCTAAAACCTGATAATTGTAATGCTCTAAAAATAGCACCTCTCCCCCGTGACTTAAAAGTTGAGGCCGCCAGGGGCCATTCATATTCctaaaaatttgaattcaACTATATGCAAAACActtaaaaaattttcaacaTCAAACCTATCATTGCAGTCATAGACACAGCCAGTTACTTGAGACTGAAGTTTAAGAAAATTGCGTTCGCTGCATTTTAACGTTCCTTTAAATAAAGCAGAAACAAGAAATAAACTTTACGATGACaatatttttaaataaaGCAGAAACAAGAAATAAACTGTACGATGACTATCATTTACGAATAGCTAAAAGATGAAAAGAAATTAGTTTGTTACTGTCGTATATTGCTGCTTTGCCACTTTGAGTGTTACAGGAACGTCACGTTTATTTACTAAAAAATCACATTCTCCTCTGCAACGTTGAGCGTAGAGCGCATCAGTTTCGATATACTATAGAAAATTAGCAGACTAACTTTAGACCATGCAGTAAAGAGAATTGCACTTTTCTGCTCGTAGAACAAATAGTTTCCCTTCTATCATGGCACATGACTGCGAGCCGAAAAGGAGCGCTTATTAGAGTGGTATATCTCTGTTATCCCACACTTCCGGTCTATACACCACTCATCCGGGTTAAAAGTAGTTGATCGCGTTCGAATTGGCGCTCCTGATGGGCTCGCAATCGCGTCCCATTATATAAACTAATTACACAACTACTATTTAAGGCACTCGGGCGGGGACTGACCCTCAGCCCACGACCCCGCCCTCGTGATCCCACTCGCCGTAGTTGTGTGACATATAGAAAGCAAATGCATTTTAACAGTGTATAGAATAATGCATTACGCGAAAAATTGGTATGCGATaactttattaattattgacgAGCAGGAAGTAGAGAGATCCTGTGCGATAAAGTCCTCTAATGGAACTCAGAAGCATCTCCAGCACAGAGGAGGGTAGACGTAGCATTGTCTCTAGTTTTACGACTACGCGTTCACATTGTACTGGTGGGAGGAGGAGAGTAGCCTGAAAAGCTTAACCACAATATAAAAACGTCTTCAGGTACTCCTACCTTGCAGATCAAAGTTCTCGCGCGGAAGATTCTCTGCGAGGTGAAACGCTTCACTGTAGCAAAGACAAACTACAGAAAAAAGCGCGAAGAGCACCACTGCTACCATTGCTGCAGGTAAGGGTGGCGCCGATCGACTAATAGCTCTTCAGGTGATGCAGCCCTTTTGTGATTGTCCGGCGTCACACGACGATGCAGTTAGCCAATCACGAACGATCCTCGACTGCATCAACAGTGATAAAATAACTTCCACCGACACCACACCTATTTTTCTGCGAATCCGGCTAACCGTTGAGTCAATGTTCTTTCAATGCCATCTGTGTTTGTCTTTATCGTCATGGCAACTTGCATCTTTGAAACTACGAGTAGACGCGCGTTAGGACTCTAACTAATCAACACTTGCCTTGGCCGTGCGAACAGGGCACGGCAGAGCAAAAACAGCCCAAACAACACGTTCAGGGGAACcatctttcttcttcttttcagcaGATTTTTCAACAGTGTGCcgattctttgattttcgttCCCAGGTTTTTTTGAGGCACTGAGCGGAGAGAAATTGACTTACTGTGCGTATTCTCTCTCTGCCTGGCACGAAATGACAAACGCTCCAAGGAACGTCCGCAAATGAAAACGCGCCGCAAATGAAATattcttattaattaaatatccGCTCGTGCGCGGCTTCGAACAGGCAACAGTGTATTCGAGCAGATGATCCGGCCAAGAACAGCCATCATACGAACGTTCAAACTCAGACTCACGTGACGCTGCCATTGGGAACGATCCTCTGCATGCCGGTGATCGGCAGCGTGGACTCCGAGCGCCGTCCTTCAAATCATTGCACAGGATAATTCCTTGAGGGGCCTCGCTTCGAAGCGACAGACAGAATCGCTTAATTAGAAAAGGTctttctaattaaattaccTATAGAGTCGGAAGACAGCTGCAAGCTGCAAGGTAAGATAGGGATGAACGCCGCTACCATTGGGTACCAGGGAGCATTGAAGCTTACCTGCTTAGTCCTTTGAAGACACAGCTGCACGTATATACCGTAATACGTACTGCTGAGCGTATATACGGACGCGAGCGAGAGTAAGTAGGGCTCTTTCTGTTTTTATCCGGGTAAACGTTTGAGCTGCTTTCGTTCTAAAgtcttcgacgagcgaccTTTTAACGGCACTGCCACTTTTCGAATGGGATTCGAAAGGGATTCGAAGTGTTTTTGCGCGACAGGAACTATTTTCACGAAAGTGAGGCCCCCTAAGAGGTCTCGCCAACAGTTTTTCGAGTTGCAAACCAGAACGAAAGCCTTGCAGGCAAAAGGTAATCGCTCTGTTTGCAGGCAAaccaaaggcctaaactctgacTGACAGTCGACGGGTCTCATTGGCTTTCCATCGAGCAACACTCAAAGTTGTCCTTCGCTACTTCGAAGCTCGTCTTTCCTCTGTCGTGCGTCGGAGGCTATTCTCAGATGACGAGAAGCAAGCTTAGAGGTATGTCTGTCTTCAACTGTATTTATACGTGTGTGCAATGTTCACAGCGATCGCCACGAGCAAAAGTCTTGTGGCCCGGGTGGCAGTGAACCCTCAAAAGGAGCCTCACCTCAACTATTGTTCCATGAATAGCTGTCGTCTTCATGTTCTCTTATAGTATCTTCATGATCCTCTCCCTTAAAAATAATGGTAACGAACGTGAAATTTTAGTCAGTGTTCTTCCAACAGACTAGACCCACGTGCCTGCAAATCTGAAAACACTCTAATAAGATGGATCTAATTCCTCGTAGGAGATGTAGCTGCCTCATGGCCTTCGGGCATGGCACGCACGGGCCCTTACTGGATCTTCACATATTTTCCCCTATAGTCAGAGGGCGGAGGGCTCACAGTTTGACCTGATGACCGTATAGCAAATCAAGCAAAGCAAGCGTCGAACAGATTAAGAGACATACATGTACAACATGTACAACAAATTTTGCAGCACGCTTTCAATGTCACATTAATTATCTGAACTTCATAACATGAACGCGTCGTGAGTATAGTGGATCGGATCGTGCGATCTCGCCGGCCACTCAATATAGTAATTCAGGTTGCGAGGGTAGCGAACTTTGCATTTGTTTATTCATTGCTTTATGGAAATTCTTAGACACATTAACGTGCCACGAATGCATGTGGAACTTAGATCAATAAAGCTCTATCGCGAATAGAAGCGTCACATATACATGCGACTTCATGACAACGCTGTGCAGGCGcgcctaaagaaaaactctgactgttttagaaaaagagtTTTTGAATAGACACCTCGGCGTTCTCACTTAGGGAAACGCCACCGCGACGATCGCTATATACGGATGTGTGCAAGAGAAGCCGCACATGCATATATATAGAACACATCTCAAGGGTGTCATAGAAAGTCTCTGTGCAATCGAGCCTACcgacttttttcaaaagcaaGGGTGTCTCAAATAAAAGCGTCGATCGGCCTGTACCACCCGGCGACCGGATTAGGCGTTTTCAGTAGAGTGCTAACGTCAGTGGTAATCGcgctaaaataaataaagagtCATTGCTCAACAGTACTACCATGCAGTCAGAGACAAAGGGAGTGCGGCGCGTTACGGGCATGTTCCGCGGGAGGCTTCTATTATAATTTCGAGTCTTCTCTTCTGAGTTGCCCTCAGCTAAGTTCGCTTCGCTGCAATGCTAATTTACATATATTCATCATGAAGTTTGCGGTCTCGATCTCTTGCTTTACGCCCCGCCCCCTTTTACTCGACTGCATGACTTCGTCACTGAAAGTGACAGGTAATTGTTCTAGATAATCAAATGCATGGTGGCTGCCTCATTCAAGCTCCAACACATTCTTTTTGACCACGCCTACACGCGCACCGTGGTGTTAGATCGAGCAATACATGCAATGTGAGTTTTGGAACCCAGCGTCGAATTATCGAGCAGCTGTTTGCATGTGGAAATCAAGAGAAGCGCATTCGCTCACCTGATGGTTTCGAAAGCTCACCTGCGCGTGGAGACGAATGCAGCGAATGCAGTCACTTTCAGGGCCGATTCAACAACGATTTAAGATTATTGTCATTCATTTTCAGGCTCCAGAGGAAGATTTGATTGTCGACATCGCGT from Oscarella lobularis chromosome 19, ooOscLobu1.1, whole genome shotgun sequence includes:
- the LOC136198624 gene encoding uncharacterized protein, with translation MVAVVLFALFSVVCLCYSEAFHLAENLPRENFDLQGTLKCSERNFLKLQSQVTGCVYDCNDRNMNGPWRPQLLSHGGEVLFLEHYNYQDRRILYDADALECHAKEKLSSFDLSVQATTSFTLTMIGFFSLLFTFVSFSCYLYLRKLDSSINCRLTASSSDRRRRRKIVVNLPFHCDRLLFVSFLVAIVFASSTDAIDSAFQESCVECDSGWICYFSSCLKISTQPLSWSEAAENCSKQEAHLWSIDKDDVALRDYLDDWHRHTAFFIGLVSSPIARGVYSYRWSDESPFVYSNWERLNARCEDDLCTTIVPNRKSTGSIINWLSVPCSSTNRFICEKPKKLMTADLQLVDGVTPNRGRLEIFLDGAWRRVGMAKSGVNVSQTAVAVCRHFGYPDVLFTRALNHSGEGNKGNNSFSVDCMWNENTIGCSYERVTCNSDLFIYCQSSRKYSLEVRLANGSVPSEGILQIGISGNWRFACGSYSNIFFPNFFCKHLGYSSRRSSEESLRYSHSESILPACFSLDSLLAECTFFFSFCNYVLAMKCFNAEWQVRLVNTADTTKEKEGNVEVFYKDTWTNICGGERNKWDLTEANVVCRQLGFAKAASAQSERLESTPRSLNQNHSFLTVACNGSELSLHDCEHMSPQNHSCRKAVAVCKKNEYCPSQWVLYGEYCYAVSSM